Genomic segment of Gemmatimonadales bacterium:
CGCCAAGCGCGCGACCATTACGGTGAGCGGACGCAACCTCCACACCTGGACCAGCTATACCGGCCTGGACCCGGAGAGCCAGAGCTCCCAGGGAGGAGGGTCGGCCGCACTGGAGTTCCTCGACCAGGCAGTGACCCCAACCTTGGCGCAGTTCGTGACCACCATCAGCCTCAACTTCTAGCCGCGCCGCGGCCGAATACCACGAGAGGACGGACTCATGAGGCGCAGATCCTCGAACCTGGTAGAGTGGCGTTTGGTCGGGCTGGGCGCGGCGCTCGCCGGCGTCCTCTGCCTGACCCTGGCCGCTTGCAGCGACATCACCTCCCTCAAGCAGGACGCGCCCAGTCGGATCAAGGCGGGCGACCTGGAGAAGCCGGAGAACGCGGCCCTGCTGGTCGAAAGTGCGGTGGGAGACTTCCAGTGCGCCCTGGCCGACTACATCGTCGCCGGGGGCCTGGTGGGCGACGAGCTGGCCAACGCCAACTTGGCGAACCGGGTCTGGGACTTCGACCGGCGCACCATTCTCCCGACCAACACCGTCTACTCCACCGAGACCTGCGACCAGGGTGAGGTCACGGTCTATACGACACTCTCCACCGCCCGCTTCGACGCCGACAACGTGCTCCGGCTGCTCGACGGCTGGACCGACGAGCAGGTACCGGGACGGGTCGGGCTGATCGCCACCGCGGCGGCCTATGCCGGGTACAGCCTGGTGCTGCTAGGCGAAGGGATGTGCTCCGCGGCGCTCGATGTCGGCCCCGCGCTCACCCCGACGCAAATCCTGACCGAGGCGGAGGCCCGCTTCACCCGCGCCATCGATGCCGCCACGGCGGCCGGCGACGACCAGACCCTCAACCTCGCACTCGTCGGCCGGGCCCGAGCTCGGCTGGACCTCGGCAACACGGCGGAGGCCGGCGCCGACGCCGCGCTGGTGCCGGCGGATTTCCTGGTCGAGGCGACCTATTCAGCCGCCAAGACCCAACGGGAGAACCTGGTCTTCACCGCACTGTACCGGGACCTCCTATACACGGTGGACGTTCCGTTTCGCGATGTCACCTTCGGCGGTACGCCCGACCCGCGGGTATCGGTCGCCGATGCCGGCAACACCGGCGCCGACCCGACCGTCGAGATCTTCCAGCCGCTCAAGTACCCCTCGATCGACTCGCCGATCCCGGTGGCCCGGTGGGAAGAGGCCCAGCTCATCCTGGCTGAGGCCGACGTAGCGGCCGGCGACGCAGCAGGGGCCGTCGGCATCATCAACACGCTGCACACCAACGCAGGCCTTCCTGCCTATGGCGGCGGCACGCCGGAAGAGGTGATGAGCCAGATCATCGAGGAGCGGAGCCGGGAGCTGTTCCTGGAAGGCCAGCGGCTGGGTGACATCATCCGGTACGGTCTGCCGCTCTTTCCCGCGCCGGGCACGCCGTTCCCGGTCGGTGGAACGGCCACCGGCGTCTACGGCACCCAGGTCTGCTTCCCCCTGCCCTCGGTGGAGCGGAACAACAACCCCAATATCCCCGATTGAAGCCCACCCCCTCCGGGGCTCATGACATGCGCGGGGCGGCCGCCCTCGGTCTGCTCGTCACTTTCCTGGCCGTCCCGGAGATGGCGCCGCTCGCTGCGCAGCAGCGTTCGGCGCCATTCTCGCTACAGCAGCTCCTCGGGTACCCGTACCCGAGCGAGCTCACCGCCTCGGCCACCGGCTCCCGGCTCGCCTGGGTGCTCAACGAGCGAGGCGTTCGGAACGTCTGGGTTGCGGAGGGCCCCGACTTCGTGGCGCGTGAGCTCACCCGGAATCGTTCGGACGATGGGCAGGAGCTCACCCAGCTCACGATCTCCCGCGACGGCAAGACGGTGGTGTATGTACGGGGCGGCGATCACGATGCAAACTGGGCCGACGAGGTTCCTCCCGACCCGGCGTCGGATCCGGCCCGACCGCA
This window contains:
- a CDS encoding RagB/SusD family nutrient uptake outer membrane protein, whose translation is MRRRSSNLVEWRLVGLGAALAGVLCLTLAACSDITSLKQDAPSRIKAGDLEKPENAALLVESAVGDFQCALADYIVAGGLVGDELANANLANRVWDFDRRTILPTNTVYSTETCDQGEVTVYTTLSTARFDADNVLRLLDGWTDEQVPGRVGLIATAAAYAGYSLVLLGEGMCSAALDVGPALTPTQILTEAEARFTRAIDAATAAGDDQTLNLALVGRARARLDLGNTAEAGADAALVPADFLVEATYSAAKTQRENLVFTALYRDLLYTVDVPFRDVTFGGTPDPRVSVADAGNTGADPTVEIFQPLKYPSIDSPIPVARWEEAQLILAEADVAAGDAAGAVGIINTLHTNAGLPAYGGGTPEEVMSQIIEERSRELFLEGQRLGDIIRYGLPLFPAPGTPFPVGGTATGVYGTQVCFPLPSVERNNNPNIPD